Proteins encoded by one window of Arachis ipaensis cultivar K30076 chromosome B04, Araip1.1, whole genome shotgun sequence:
- the LOC107639533 gene encoding L-type lectin-domain containing receptor kinase S.4-like: MARNMNQQLFSVLLFILIPVSSSQPDQLLYSGFKNCDATNISLNGIAEIEKNGLLRLTNETSRLMGHAFYPSPFQIKDKTSGKVLSFSTSFALAIVPEYPKLGGHGLAFTIATSKDFKAHPSQYLGLFNPDDVGNLTNHLFAVEFDTVQDFEFDDINDNHVGIDINSLQSNASVNASYYLDDNGSGKLQDLNLKSGKPIMVWVDYDSVKNVLSVAMSPTSSKPKRVTLSFDVDLSPIFLDTMYVGFSASTGLLASSHYLLGWSFKINGTAPVLDLANLPQLPGPKKKHNSLIIGISTSISVLVLFGVAIGVYLFWKMKNADVIEAWELEIGPHRYSYQELKKATRGFRDKELLGQGGFGRVYKGILPNSKIQVAVKRISHESKQGLREFVSEIASIGRLRHRNLVQLLGWCRRRGDLLLVYDFMANGSLDKYLFDEPKIVLNWEQRFKIIKGVASALLYLHEGYEQVVIHRDVKASNVMLDSEMNGRLGDFGLARLYEHGANPSTTRVVGTLGYLAPELPRTGRATTSSDVFAFGALLLEVACGRRPIEPKALPEELVLVDCLWEKFKEGRILDMVDPRLNGDFDENEILMVLKLGLICSNDNPNARPNIRQVMRYLDGEVELPDEMRKHISSNHEGFDEFLHSLASSSFDTGSYIGNRDMDNSFTSFGYSPQSLPQARGETR, translated from the coding sequence ATGGCCAGAAACATGAACCAACAACTCTTCTCTGTGTTACTGTTCATTCTTATCCCAGTTTCATCATCTCAGCCGGATCAGCTTCTCTATTCCGGATTCAAGAACTGTGATGCAACCAACATATCCTTAAACGGCATAGCAGAAATCGAGAAAAACGGTTTGCTAAGATTAACAAACGAAACAAGCAGATTAATGGGTCACGCTTTCTACCCTTCACCATTTCAGATCAAAGACAAAACCAGTGGTAaagttctttctttttcaacttccTTCGCTCTTGCTATTGTTCCTGAGTATCCCAAGCTCGGTGGCCATGGCTTAGCCTTCACCATAGCCACTTCGAAAGATTTCAAAGCTCACCCAAGCCAGTACTTGGGTCTCTTCAACCCAGACGATGTTGGTAACTTAACTAACCATCTTTTTGCTGTTGAGTTTGACACTGTTCAAGACTTTGAGTTCGATGATATAAATGATAACCATGTTGGCATTGATATCAATAGCTTGCAATCCAATGCTTCTGTTAATGCAAGTTACTATCTTGATGATAATGGGTCAGGGAAATTGCAGGATTTGAATCTCAAGAGTGGGAAACCCATCATGGTTTGGGTTGATTATGATTCTGTGAAGAATGTTCTGAGTGTTGCAATGTCTCCAACTTCTTCTAAGCCTAAAAGGGTAACTTTGTCATTTGATGTGGATCTCTCACCCATTTTTCTTGATACTATGTATGTTGGATTCTCTGCTTCAACAGGGTTGCTTGCTAGTTCTCATTATTTATTGGGTTGGAGCTTTAAAATCAATGGTACAGCACCAGTTCTTGATCTTGCTAATCTACCGCAACTTCCAGGTCCAAAGAAGAAGCATAACTCTCTGATAATTGGGATTTCTACTTCGATTTCGGTTTTGGTTTTGTTTGGAGTTGCAATTGGGGTTTACCTCTTCTGGAAGATGAAGAATGCAGATGTAATCGAAGCTTGGGAGCTCGAGATTGGGCCGCATAGGTACTCGTACCAAGAGCTGAAGAAAGCTACCAGAGGATTCAGGGACAAGGAGCTGCTTGGACAGGGTGGATTTGGAAGGGTTTACAAAGGGATATTGCCGAATTCAAAGATACAAGTGGCTGTAAAGAGGATCTCACATGAATCAAAGCAGGGGCTGAGAGAATTTGTATCGGAAATTGCGAGCATAGGCCGACTCAGGCACCGGAACTTGGTTCAATTATTGGGATGGTGCCGGCGCCGCGGAGATCTTTTGCTTGTGTATGATTTTATGGCTAATGGGAGTTTGGATAAGTACTTGTTTGATGAGCCAAAGATTGTCCTGAATTGGGAACAAAGGTTCAAGATCATAAAGGGTGTTGCTTCAGCCCTTTTGTATCTTCATGAGGGCTATGAGCAAGTAGTTATACATAGAGATGTGAAGGCTAGTAATGTGATGCTTGATTCAGAAATGAATGGGAGACTAGGCGATTTCGGGTTAGCGAGATTGTATGAACATGGTGCTAATCCAAGCACAACAAGAGTTGTTGGTACATTGGGGTATTTGGCACCAGAATTGCCTAGAACAGGAAGGGCAACCACAAGCTCCGACGTGTTCGCATTCGGCGCGCTTCTGCTAGAGGTAGCATGCGGGCGCAGGCCTATCGAGCCGAAAGCGTTGCCGGAGGAGTTGGTTCTTGTGGATTGCTTGTGGGAGAAGTTCAAAGAAGGGAGAATACTTGACATGGTGGACCCAAGGTTGAATGGGGATTTTGATGAAAATGAGATTCTTATGGTGCTGAAATTAGGGTTGATATGTTCAAATGATAATCCAAATGCTAGGCCTAACATAAGGCAAGTTATGAGGTATTTGGATGGAGAGGTTGAGTTGCCAGATGAGATGAGAAAGCATATAAGTTCAAATCATGAAGGGTTTGATGAGTTCTTGCATTCActtgcttcttcttcatttgatacTGGCTCCTATATTGGAAATAGAGACATGGATAATAGTTTTACTTCTTTTGGTTATTCTCCTCAGTCACTTCCTCAAGCTAGAGGAGAAACAAGGTGA